Genomic segment of Hydractinia symbiolongicarpus strain clone_291-10 chromosome 5, HSymV2.1, whole genome shotgun sequence:
TAACTACAAAAAAGTAGTAGTGTTTTTTCAACTTAATATAGCGAAAGCAAAAACATTTTGATAACAGATATTCTGCATCGTAGTAAAAAAACATTACGGATTTTTGACCCCTCAAAACAGACAGTATCTTTATGTCGAGACGTTTTTTTAGGTGTTGCGTAAAGGTTAACCCTTGAAAAAACGAGTGTCGTGCATGTTAAACAAACGGGAACCATCAAGGATGCGATTTCTCAGATATTTTCTATGTAAGAAATGCGTTATTAGAATAATGTATTTCATATAAGAATTCTTTCCCTACCAAGCTATGCGCATGTCAACAGATACAAGGCTTCAAAATTTTAGCATAAATAATACTTTCCTGAAATAAGTTATGTACTTCACACACTTACACAACTGCTGAACTTGGTAAATGGACAAAAAGATATGCCTGTAACTTGTAAGTTTGAGGTCGGAAGAGATCTCACGtagcaaacacaaaataaattcgtctaaaaaaaactaattaaaaagttaaattacaAGATGCAGTAGCACCTCAATTTTTAAACTCACAAGTGATCGAGAAAAAGGGTTGAAAAATCGGGGTTTCGAGAAATTGAGGGTAGCCCAAAAAGCGAATAAAAAACAAGTcagtataataaatataatgttCGGGTGACCGGGAAAGCTCTGAACAAAGGTGACGGCTTAGGCTTAAAAATACCCAGCATTTTTATGTTAAAAGGACATGTAGAATTTGTATTTGTAGATATACTCGctaaaaaaacttagcaaacaTACATAACATTTATTACAGTATTAAATACCCTTATCGTCATCatccaagaaaatgtttttcgaAAACTCGGAGAATTCGAATAGCAATCCTGGTTAAAACATCAGGCTCTGTTTATGCAAGGTTAAGGGACCGCAAGAAAAGTTCGAAAAATCAGGGAATTTACAAAATCCGGTGTTCGAAAATCCAGACTCAACTGATTTCAGATAATGCTAAATATTTATCCGGAGTTCCGTCAAAATATTACCTTTAGTTTTGGTCATGAAAAGTTTAGAGAACTTCGTgatgataaaaatttaaataattacaaAGTATGAATACACCAATGATTCACAAATGATAAGGGTTGTACGTGATCCAATGAGCTTTTTGATCGCTACCACGATCTTTTTGGCCTGACGTGAACAAACTCTTATAGACTTTGCTTTTTGTATGGTCTATCACTTCATCAGAAGATTTTTCgttactttttcttttgtttgcttttttcgAGTGGGTTTTCACTTCCCCATTCACAGAAGTCTTGCGTTTTATTTCCCCATTTGCAGAAGTAGATTTTAAACCTATCGCTGCTGGAGGGGCAGGCATCTTGAATCCGTTTGGAGCCGTAGAGAGAGAACCATTAGTGGCTTTAGTTtcttctttcaaatttttacttttcttctcctttttttctttacgAAGTGCTTTCATTTTTTCTCGTCTGTTCTTCATGTTCGTTTCCATATGTTCCACATCTTCGCCATCTGGATTTAGCACAATGATATTATCCTTCGAAAACTTCTCCCCGCATTTATGACAAAGTTCAGTCTCCACTTCCTTCAATGCTCTTTCAGATAACACGCAACCACATGTCCAAATTGCACAAAACTTGTATTTACCGTTCATTTCCAAACCTGTTGAATATGATACAAAATTATGGTGCTTTTATGGCTACTTAATTGTCAAAAATTTCACGATTCAAGAAAGCTCCggatttttgcatttttgcagAATTAAATAACGCTGTTGACTAAATTCATTAAATTTAATGAATTTTGCGAGAATTTATTAACGCggatgataaaaaataaaattgagccgaacctttttgtataatttcagatttagaatttcttattTACCATTGAATATTGACCTTAAGAGTTTATAGGAATCATAATCAGAAGTTTTGAGAAATTTAACTTTAGAAAGCGAGAACATCgcggaatttattttcgcggtttgtaaaaaaaaaacaaatgataaTTTGAAGAGTTTATATATAATGTGAAACAATTAAAAGAGAGTGTGGAAACTTGGATAAAACTTGCTTAAATCTCAGCTTAACAAAAATTTCATgctacaaaagttaaaaaaaaaactaaaaaaaagtaaacgCAGATAATACAAAATTAACACATAAAGGAGATTAACTGACAATCTGCTCGTCTTAACTTTAAAACAACTTACCGACGACAGGACACACGTATTTTGATGTGTGGGTATCATAATACTGGTCAGCTAACTCCGACGAACGCTTTGCAAAACTGTTGTTTTCTGTCAAATTCAACTGCTTCACATCCTTTAAATTTCTGATATGTTGAGCACTGGTGCAGATTGTACGATCAAGAAGAAATTCAATAACAGATTCTTTGCTAAAAATAGATTTATTTACATTtccattttttcttaaaaaaataaggtAATAAACCCATTTAAATAATTGTACCTCATCGGCGCTTTTTTACGCCAGCCCTTTTTACGCTGCTACTTGAGAAATTCAGTGTAACGCCACTTAAGCCTGTGTTTTTACGCCGCTCTAATTGGAAGGTTAATGAGTGAATTAAAGCTCCAAAGGATTTTTAGTTTTCTTAAACAACACCTTATATATTTGCACAAGATCTATTGTTTCTTGACACTGATCCTTCCCATTGTGCGACTTGACTTCTAACAAACGTTCTTTATATGCTTtacctttttcttcttctggAGGATTCCATATACAGAAAGTAACATACAAATCTTGACAGTTCTCTTGGTATGTGTTCAACTGTGACGTCACCAATACTATCGATTCGACTAATTGTAATCTTGCAACGTATCAATATGACGTTACTTGCTAgtataattttatgtttttctaaGTTGCTTCTCTTATACATGATAGTCTCTACTAACATACGAATCTATTTCAACCTCCTAATATTTCGGTTAATAAGAGTGCCAAATGCTACGCCACAGAAAGGTATAAGATTGGTTTGCGGAGCAAGTTCTGCAGCACTTAAACCTATGCCTAGGTTAAAAAAAGACGATTTCCTACACGACGGTAAAGTAGATGTCCGGCTAAGTAAAGCCTCATCATGCAAGATGGATTATTAACTGTATCAGCATCTAAAGAGTTCTAAAACGCTCACTCAATGTTGTTTCCGAAAAGAATACATTTGTGAGGCCCTTactgcaacaaaaatcatttcagCGTAT
This window contains:
- the LOC130646189 gene encoding replication termination factor 2-like — protein: MGCDGGTIPKRHELVKTAKRPEQKDKDMDRSAKWSNCTISQQALTTPIMTCELGKLYSKESVIEFLLDRTICTSAQHIRNLKDVKQLNLTENNSFAKRSSELADQYYDTHTSKYVCPVVGLEMNGKYKFCAIWTCGCVLSERALKEVETELCHKCGEKFSKDNIIVLNPDGEDVEHMETNMKNRREKMKALRKEKKEKKSKNLKEETKATNGSLSTAPNGFKMPAPPAAIGLKSTSANGEIKRKTSVNGEVKTHSKKANKRKSNEKSSDEVIDHTKSKVYKSLFTSGQKDRGSDQKAHWITYNPYHL